AGGAAGAGCCCAAGACCGGCCCCCAGTCCAATCGCTGGTACAACCTAACCCTCGGCCCCTCCTTCAAAGACGACTCCGCCAACAAGTACTGCACTCTCCGATGTAAGTATTTATCCCGTCCTATCATATCCAGTCCTATACTGTTTGGTTGGGGAGAAAATCCACGTCTTTTTTAATTCCTTTCGATTCTTTTGATTTTTGGCCCGCAGATGAATTCAAACCGGCGTCGATCGACAAGACGAAGCACGGGGCTCTGAAGAAGTCCAAGGACAATAGGGTTGCGGTCGAATTTCAGAACAACCAATTGGGGAAACCCAATGTCACGTTCAAGGGGAGCAGCGAGGAGTACAAGGACAACGACGCCGTTTTGTTCTTTGACGGCCAGACGTTTCGGTTGGAGCGGCTTCACCGCGCCGTGAAGCAGCTCCGTCATGATCGTCAGCCTGGGGAATCGGCGGCTGGTATGGCCGTGGACCCGCAGCTGTCTCCAGTAGGGAAGGCGCCCAAGCTATCACATCAGTTTAATCCTGGTAGAACTGCATTCCCCGCCGTGCCGGTGAGTTATTGGTTATTGGAAATTATGATTCAAGATTGAatcttttgttttggttaatGGAAAAGCAGCTGAAATTTGCAATCTTTTGATTCGTTTTCTGTTTCATCAGGTTGAGGTGGAACGGATAGATGTTGGCGTGCCTGAAATCCCAGGTTCGTTTTCATgctacttttttcttttcttttttgttttcaaaataaGCGTATTCATCGGATTTTTAGCTTCTCAAAGAATGCTTTTCGATCTCTTGAGAGGATCGAAATTAAACTTCATAATTCCATGATTAAAGTTGAGTAGACATTGCTTGTTCTTTAGTAGCATTTCACTAAATGAAGCTCTGTATGCAATTTAGAACAGTACGGGCCATGCGTTCTCTGATAATGTTTACTTGTTCTGAATTTGATTGTGATCGCGATTTGGTATTGCAATGAATAAGTACTGACAAAGTCAAATTCAAAACCTTTTCGTATAATGATATTTGTGTTGGAATTAATCTCGATGCATTTACTTATTTCCTAGTGAAGAGGAGGAGTCCATTTTGTTCGAACTTAACTTCTTgtcatttttttctccttaGTAAAGATCAGTTGTTTTGTGTTATAGACTGGGGTGCTTAATTTCTTCACTACCCAGTGGCTATACACTTTCGGTGCACAATTTTGATGTGATACTTAGAGATCCACAATTCAATACCTTTCACTGTGTTTGAGATAACCAAGCCCAACTTATATTCACTTGGGGCGGATCAAGGGGTCCTCTCAATCTTGCCCAATGGTTATCTTACATgttaatttttatgtgattacTATGTTTGTACTGCAATAGTTTACCAACTTAGATGTTACTATGTCAACcccatttaaaatttgaaaactttggaGAGGTGTTCATGGGCCGAGCTTCATCCATTTATTTAGTTCTTAAATCAAGAATGACTTTACAAAAATTAAGCAGTTAGTTTTTCCTGGACTCTAAGAAACTTctttttacttgtttttttGCTGAATTAATCGGAGGGAAGCAATTGGGTAGCTAGATTCTTGGTCATATGATGACTGATCAGTCACCAATTGTCTGTCGTACTACTTTGGCATGCTTATGTATGTGCTAACATGACCTTCATCTCGCCTTTTAGAAGTCTACTGAAAACATTAAAGTAGAAAGTTTCTATCTTGCTGATGTCTTTATTTCTCTGCAGCGTCTTGTCCCAAAACTAATGAAGCAGCTGCTGTTTTAACTATTTTGTTTGCACGGTTATCATATATCCTTATGTTTATTCATAATCGACAGGTGCGAAAACTGCCAGTAAAGGTGTGGTTGATTACCCATCTGATCAACCAAATGTATCTGCTGCCTCGCCAGGCCCTAAGAATGAAGAAGTTGACGACGAACACCAGGATATAGATATTGTAGACCTTTTTGGTAGTATATCACCGGATGATGGGAATGCTGCTGAAGATGAAGCCAATGCTGGATTTGATATCAATATGCTCCATCAGAATGAAAGTGACAATGAGATTGCTGATGTAGATGATAGCGGTGATGAAGTTGACAAGGGGCCAAATGCTGCAGAAGCCCTTCGAGCCCAGGTGATGAATACCCAGGGAAGGGAAACACACACTGATATTTTTGGTGACGA
This Pyrus communis chromosome 6, drPyrComm1.1, whole genome shotgun sequence DNA region includes the following protein-coding sequences:
- the LOC137736975 gene encoding uncharacterized protein, with protein sequence MASSSKEEPKTGPQSNRWYNLTLGPSFKDDSANKYCTLRYEFKPASIDKTKHGALKKSKDNRVAVEFQNNQLGKPNVTFKGSSEEYKDNDAVLFFDGQTFRLERLHRAVKQLRHDRQPGESAAGMAVDPQLSPVGKAPKLSHQFNPGRTAFPAVPVEVERIDVGVPEIPGAKTASKGVVDYPSDQPNVSAASPGPKNEEVDDEHQDIDIVDLFGSISPDDGNAAEDEANAGFDINMLHQNESDNEIADVDDSGDEVDKGPNAAEALRAQVMNTQGRETHTDIFGDEGNAEGRKTETSSSSSSSGSSSGSESSSSGSSSGSSSSSGSGNGGGNNAGSDDDSVNSI